The Candidatus Thermoplasmatota archaeon sequence CTTGATGGCCTCGTCGATGTTCACGCCGTCGAGGGCGGCGACGAGGGCCTTCACGCGGGCCTCGTTCGCCTCGACGCCGGCGGCCTTGAGGACCGCGGTGACGCCGGCCTCGTCGACCTTCTTGCCAGCCGAGTGCAGGAGCAGGGCGCTGTACACGTATTCCATTTTTTTCTACCTCCTAAT is a genomic window containing:
- a CDS encoding 50S ribosomal protein L12, whose product is MEYVYSALLLHSAGKKVDEAGVTAVLKAAGVEANEARVKALVAALDGVNIDEAIK